In Haloarcula rubripromontorii, the sequence GACATCGAAGCCTCCCACCACGAGGTCGCACAGGGTCAGCACGAGATCAACTTCACCTACGACGACGCCCTGACAACGGCCGACAACGTCGCTACCTTCCGTTCTGTCGTCCGCGCCATCGCGGCCGAACACGACCTGCACGCGACGTTCATGCCAAAGCCCATCCCGAAGATCAACGGCTCCGGCATGCACACGCACATCTCGCTGTTCACCGAGGACGGCGAGAACGCGTTCCACGACGAGGACGACGAGTTCAACCTCTCCGAGACGGCAAAGAGCTTCACCGCCGGTATCCTCGAACACGCGCCGGCCATCACCGCGGTCACTAACCCGACGGTGAACTCCTACAAGCGTCTGGTCCCGGGCTACGAAGCCCCGGTCTACGTCGCCTGGTCGGACCGCAACCGCTCGGCGCTCATCCGCAAGCCGGCCGCCCGCACGCCGGCCGCCAGCCGTATCGAGGCTCGCTTCCCCGACCCGTCGTGTAACCCGTACCTCGCCTTCGCGGCGCTCATTCACGCCGGGCTCGACGGCATCGAGCGAGATCTCGAGTGTGAGGACCCGGTTCGCGAGAACATCTACGACTTCGACGAAGAGAAACGCGAGGAGTACGGCATCACCACGCTGCCGGAGAACCTCGGCGAAGCCGTCGACGAACTCGAAAAGGACGAGGTCATCAGCGACGCGCTCGGCGAGCACGTCTTCGAGAACTTCGTCGAGGCCAAGCGTCAGGAACACAAGGAGTACCTGGTCGACGTCTCCGACTGGGAACTCGACCGCTACCTCGAGAAGTTCTAAACGGCCGCCGCTTCAGTATTTTTTCGCGAGTCGCTCACCGGCCAGCGGTAGCGTCAGCAGGGCCCCGGTCCCGAGCGCCGCAAGCAGCGTGACGGCGACCGGTGACGGGTCTAATCCGAACGTCACGCCGAGGAACGTTCCGACTGAGACAACGCCCAGCAACGCCGTGATACCGACACCGTGCCGGGTCGGCTCCGGAATCGTATCACCAAGTCGCGACCAGACCACAGCGCCCGCGACAGCAACGCCCAGCGCACCGGCCGAATTACGAGAGACGCCGCTGACGAGCAGCCCTATGACGGCGATGACAGCTGCGAGTCCGAACACCCGCTCGGGCGTTTTGAGCGTCCCGAGGGCGAGTGCGAGCGCTGTCCCGGCGATGATA encodes:
- the glnA gene encoding type I glutamate--ammonia ligase, with the translated sequence MTSELSEAAEEVLDEIEEKNVDFLRLQFTDILGTIKNVSITADQAEKAFTEGIYFDGSSINGFVRIQESDMRLDPDPSTFSVLPWRENVEGGSSARLICDVIDTSTGKPFSGDPRGVLKRAIERANDMGYTVNAAPEPEFFLFEEDEEGRATTKTNDAGGYFDLAPKDLASDVRRDIIYGLEDMGFDIEASHHEVAQGQHEINFTYDDALTTADNVATFRSVVRAIAAEHDLHATFMPKPIPKINGSGMHTHISLFTEDGENAFHDEDDEFNLSETAKSFTAGILEHAPAITAVTNPTVNSYKRLVPGYEAPVYVAWSDRNRSALIRKPAARTPAASRIEARFPDPSCNPYLAFAALIHAGLDGIERDLECEDPVRENIYDFDEEKREEYGITTLPENLGEAVDELEKDEVISDALGEHVFENFVEAKRQEHKEYLVDVSDWELDRYLEKF